A portion of the Fulvia fulva chromosome 1, complete sequence genome contains these proteins:
- a CDS encoding WD repeat-containing protein jip5 gives MFDTICTLPLESDLFAQAVHPTEALVTVGLSSGHAAQLKLPPVEDDAAAGHVKTKGRRGSNGTDVVDTTWRTKRHKGSCRCLAYSTDGRQLYSAGTDGIVKAADSETGRVTGKIAIPIDPSTSRDGVDAPTVVHALSPQTLLLSTDSGALHLCDLRDPAPSIPLSDSKTAFASSRPSQVYHPHADYISSLCPIPPSAASTSGYSKQWLTTGSTTLALTDLRRGVLAKSEDQEELLLSCLYLTGLPAKKSSGSTGEKAVVGAGDGVITLWEKGQWDDQDERITVSREKETLDCMTHIPDGIGAFGKKVAVGMGDGQIRFVHIGPNKVVGEVQHDEVEGVVALSFDVGGRMISGGGQTIKVWQESIEAEEAEEDDGDDDGAALKRSAKDSDDSEQEDDDDDSSDDERSRRHNKKKKRGKGQPVTESNFNFAGLD, from the coding sequence ATGTTTGACACGATTTGCACGCTGCCGCTCGAGTCGGACCTGTTCGCGCAGGCCGTCCATCCGACTGAGGCGCTGGTGACGGTCGGACTGAGCAGCGGCCATGCGGCCCAGCTCAAGCTGCCGCCCGTGGAGGACGACGCGGCTGCTGGGCATGTGAAGACAAAGGGCCGGAGAGGCAGCAACGGCACCGATGTGGTGGACACGACTTGGCGGACAAAGAGACACAAAGGCAGCTGCCGGTGTCTGGCCTACAGCACCGATGGGAGGCAGCTCTATTCGGCGGGCACCGATGGCATCGTCAAGGCGGCCGACAGCGAGACGGGCAGAGTCACTGGCAAGATCGCCATACCCATTGACCCATCCACATCTCGGGACGGGGTCGATGCGCCGACTGTAGTGCATGCGCTGAGTCCACAGACTCTGCTGCTCTCTACCGACTCCGGCGCGTTGCATCTTTGCGATTTGCGCGACCCTGCACCGAGCATCCCACTATCCGACTCCAAGACTGCCTTCGCCAGCTCCAGACCTTCGCAGGTGTACCACCCACACGCCGACTACATCTCCTCGCTATGTCCAATTCCACCGTCTGCAGCTTCCACCTCTGGATACAGCAAGCAATGGCTCACTACTGGAAGCACGACCTTGGCCTTGACCGACCTGCGACGAGGTGTGCTAGCGAAAAGTGAAGACCAAGAAGAACTGCTGCTGTCCTGTCTATATCTGACAGGCTTGCCCGCAAAGAAGAGCAGCGGCAGCACAGGCGAGAAGGCAGTGGTCGGAGCCGGCGACGGAGTCATCACCCTGTGGGAGAAGGGCCAATGGGACGATCAAGACGAGCGCATCACTGTCAGCCGGGAGAAGGAGACTTTGGACTGCATGACCCACATCCCAGATGGCATCGGTGCTTTCGGCAAGAAGGTCGCAGTGGGCATGGGGGATGGTCAAATCCGCTTCGTGCACATTGGCCCAAACAAAGTCGTTGGCGAAGTACAGCACGATGAAGTGGAGGGCGTGGTGGCACTAAGCTTTGACGTTGGAGGAAGGATGATCTCCGGTGGTGGTCAGACCATCAAAGTGTGGCAGGAGAGCATCGAAGCCGAAGAGGCTGAAGAGGATGATGGCGATGACGACGGTGCTGCGCTGAAGCGGTCTGCGAAAGATAGCGATGACAGCGAGCAGGAGGATGATGACGATGATAGTAGCGATGATGAGAGATCTCGCAGACACAACAAGAAGAAGAAGCGCGGCAAGGGTCAACCTGTTACGGAGAGCAACTTCAACTTCGCTGGCCTGGATTGA
- a CDS encoding putative galactinol--sucrose galactosyltransferase 6, translating to MHVPAHDMTCCGGDERPTKQKQISFGYCDTRTGQRVYPPPPDPQMTDNTDDLLPEQLPPKQSKPVVDPSERTSQADDMYLKVTCSPPLGQATTISRHSGCVRFNVLLETNAPSRTEPQQPQVAIWHNHGGEHDWAELPLAPTEDCEHVMLLNRPRTTSITSKWFSAELSGMPKHGQVTKFTVKFSVDDSHEWRWIKGTTGVEDGELHYQSADFTKHSSYDLKHWFNDTSSDIKVQSERPDTENTHLYSLTCPVAPAKGEDSGWQHHQLGTPNHSSRWFSLVRIWSPWLAPRQGKGKLDLDKDAILSSFLRSDGLRVVVLGISGVDDVVTTLINDRHGNVIIKSRNDRTETGSATVLVAVAESFEVANAAVFYHARKVVGPYGTTAVGNEIKTMTDGVKDEWLEEWNGLGQNLTSQKIFDALDALSKENINITNLIIDDNWQSLSKGDTQFVRGWSDFEANKEGFPEGMKATTKEIRKRHPNINHIAVWHAILGYWGGVDPNGWIAKNYKTIEVEKEPGVAGGKFTVVAAEDAGRMYNDFYAFLSDAGVDSVKTDAQFFLDLLLHAPDRRALITEYQDAWTIAHLRHLSSRAISCMSQSPQLLFHSQLPKNKPRLLVRNSDDFFPEVAASHPWHIFCNAHNSLLTQHLNVLPDWDMFQTSHEWAGFHAAARCVSGGPIYFTDTPGKHDITLIRQMTAQTPRGKTVILRPSIVGKSTDPYNSYNSLTMLKIGTYVGYAQTGTSILGIFNVSPQYLNEFINLSSFPGTEEGQYIVGSFQTGKISKPMKRGDHHALVGLELDPQTWEILTAYPLRPFPLHNNPISVAMMGLIGKMTGSAAVTGLDMYVESNGRLRIWTSLKALGVLGLYISDLPERSMEDSLMVMIFGKPVPVEAVRISERDERVLEVDVERAWRESGEDAGWSNEVSVEIFIH from the exons ATGCATGTTCCTGCACATGACATGACGTGCTGCGGTGGAGATGAGAG ACCCACCAAACAGAAACAGATCTCCTTCGGCT ATTGTGACACACGTACCGGCCAGAGAGTCTACCCGCCACCGCCTGATCCACAGATGACCGACAACACCGACGACCTTCTCCCAGAGCAATTGCCACCGAAACAATCGAAGCCAGTTGTTGATCCTTCAGAGCGCACATCACAAGCCGACGACATGTACCTCAAAGTCACCTGCTCTCCACCTTTGGGGCAGGCCACTACCATCTCTCGGCACAGTGGATGTGTCCGCTTCAACGTCCTGCTTGAGACTAACGCTCCAAGTCGAACCGAGCCGCAGCAACCTCAGGTCGCTATATGGCATAATCATGGAGGCGAGCACGACTGGGCTGAGCTACCTCTAGCTCCTACAGAGGACTGTGAGCATGTCATGCTGCTGAATCGACCAAGAACGACTAGCATTACCTCAAAATGGTTCTCAGCAGAACTGTCTGGCATGCCAAAGCATGGCCAAGTCACGAAATTCACAGTCAAGTTCTCTGTCGACGACTCCCACGAATGGCGATGGATCAAGGGCACGACTGGCGTTGAGGATGGCGAGCTGCATTACCAGAGTGCCGACTTCACTAAGCATTCGTCCTACGATCTGAAGCACTGGTTCAACGACACCAGCTCAGATATCAAGGTGCAAAGTGAGCGTCCCGACACGGAGAACACGCATCTGTACTCCCTGACATGCCCCGTTGCACCTGCGAAAGGCGAGGACTCGGGTTGGCAGCATCATCAGCTTGGCACACCTAATCACTCTTCCCGATGGTTCAGCTTGGTACGGATATGGTCCCCATGGCTTGCACCACGACAGGGCAAAGGGAAACTGGATCTTGACAAAGACGCAATTCTTTCGTCATTCCTCAGATCGGATGGATTACGTGTTGTGGTGCTAGGTATCAGTGGCGTTGACGATGTAGTCACGACTCTGATCAATGACAGACATGGTAACGTGATCATCAAGAGCCGCAATGACAGGACCGAGACGGGATCTGCTACAGTACTGGTTGCTGTAGCGGAGAGCTTTGAAGTGGCGAATGCGGCTGTATTCTACCATGCTAGGAAAGTGGTTGGTCCCTATGGGACTACAGCTGTTGGGAACGAAATCAAGACTATGACGGATGGTGTCAAGGATGAGTGGCTGGAAGAG TGGAACGGCCTGGGTCAGAACCTGACCTCTCAGAAGATCTTTGATGCTCTGGATGCCCTCTCGAAGGAAAACATCAACATCACTAATCTAATCATCGACGATAACTGGCAGTCGTTGTCGAAGGGGGACACACAATTCGTGCGTGGCTGGTCAGATTTCGAGGCGAACAAGGAAGGATTTCCAGAAGGCATGAAAGCCACCACCAAAGAGATCCGAAAGAGGCACCCCAACATCAACCACATTGCAGTCTGGCACGCAATCCTCGGATACTGGGGTGGCGTTGACCCCAACGGCTGGATCGCGAAGAACTACAAGACCATCGAGGTGGAGAAGGAGCCAGGCGTTGCTGGTGGCAAGTTCACAGTGGTGGCAGCTGAGGATGCCGGCAGAATGTACAATGACTTCTACGCCTTCCTTTCGGACGCAGGTGTCGACTCGGTCAAGACGGATGCCCAGTTCTTCCTCGATCTGCTGCTACACGCGCCGGATCGTAGAGCCCTAATCACGGAGTACCAAGACGCCTGGACAATCGCTCATCTCCGCCACCTCAGCAGCAGAGCCATTTCCTGCATGTCGCAGTCACCACAATTACTCTTCCACAGTCAATTGCCGAAGAACAAACCTCGCCTGCTCGTCCGCAACTCCGACGATTTCTTCCCAGAAGTCGCCGCCAGTCACCCGTGGCACATCTTCTGCAACGCTCACAACAGCCTTCTGACACAACACCTCAACGTGCTCCCCGATTGGGACATGTTCCAAACCTCCCACGAATGGGCCGGCTTCCACGCCGCAGCACGCTGTGTCAGCGGCGGGCCGATCTACTTCACAGACACACCAGGCAAACACGACATCACCCTAATCCGCCAAATGACAGCCCAAACTCCTCGCGGCAAAACCGTCATCCTCCGCCCCTCAATCGTGGGCAAATCAACAGACCCCTACAACAGCTACAACTCCTTAACAATGCTGAAGATCGGCACATACGTAGGCTACGCACAAACCGGCACCTCCATCCTGGGAATCTTCAACGTCTCCCCCCAGTACCTAAACGAATTCATCAACCTCTCCTCCTTCCCGGGGACAGAAGAAGGCCAATACATCGTGGGCTCCTTCCAAACCGGCAAAATCTCAAAACCCATGAAGCGAGGCGATCACCACGCCCTCGTCGGCCTCGAACTAGACCCCCAGACCTGGGAAATCTTAACAGCCTACCCCCTCCGCCCCTTCCCCCTCCACAACAACCCCATCAGCGTCGCAATGATGGGCCTCATCGGCAAAATGACAGGCTCCGCGGCCGTCACGGGGCTGGATATGTACGTAGAATCCAACGGACGCCTGAGGATCTGGACGAGTTTGAAGGCGTTGGGGGTTTTGGGTTTGTACATTTCGGATTTGCCGGAGAGGAGCATGGAGGATTCGTTGATGGTTATGATCTTTGGGAAGCCGGTTCCGGTGGAGGCTGTGAGGATTAGTGAGAGGGATGAGCGTGTTTTGGAGGTGGATGTTGAGAGGGCGTGGAGGGAGAGCGGGGAGGATGCGGGGTGGAGTAATGAGGTTAGTGTTGAGATTTTTATCCATTGA
- a CDS encoding Kynurenine 3-monooxygenase, whose translation MRVVVIGAGPVGSLAGLYAARRGWDVDVYDLRPDLRDEATTPLNFTKSMNLALSERGINALRHSDSPELLAAIMAETIPMYGRMIHGKDRTGALTEASQQYDIHGRAIMAVDRGDLNARLLDELESLPNVKLRFNHKLTGIDFRRRLAWLEQKGTSRRPSAESDGIRRSRRPGRPDEIEIDFDLIMGCDGAHSSVRFHLMKFARLDFEQSYIDTLWCEFNIPAATAETSKTPSGKDGFATSPNHLHIWPGKDKMFIAIPSVDKSFTSTLFAPDADFQALKKDPSKVELFFNKHFPGAVDLIGPEAVQRQFEENQHLPLISVKCSPHYFGHSGVILGDAAHAMVPFYGQGMNAGLEGVRVLFSHLDRYPTTEEGRAKALTAYNEERIADAHTINDLALYNFWDMREGVRSSLVLLRKSIEEFLSDKLPSTGFATQYSRVSFSNQRYSEVAKAVARQKDILLRAANNARGALPSQPVEWNVFANARERMDFGRAAVIVLSDNGVHKISHLRANIIYQYSATHKGGGFVAQMAVMDDTKDIVKHRIIGLKPSNDRRGAFVHLKAEVERQFDIIIQCNHKIVSPDDYDEPLARQIRATYSQQSLQPRKQPSKQTSRQSIRPASGAQGASPEKKEVSATITELPFDSQDSIQLVKRSSRQASHQSIPIPEEKEVSSRVTELPFDSQDSIQPAKRSSRLASHQSLPIPEEKEVAQRFSELPFNSRESVLPQQRPAKDTSRPSNLPSSGASLAYHHRPPPRKRSRQSILPALPLSYPPATIPGGNPVPHFINTLPPGRRPPEPRRPLNVRCGHPAELSRLYNIPESEVMAARRGGRTYKLPARHSAWNDPRMRPQKPRPDSWSSPSAHTGLAAPLPSLHPAMALHSSKAPGMNPYLSAPSEPISISRPAPRPPATFTRTAPQPVPQTPLIQHCGRYGTGANRQIDDAITFDPCARHYKSTLDLQSYMNDVYTRSDTKLVRVKPCDPEAPPEAAPKRPPGPGVRAQREHEAADAKRRAMGVKRVHPDEDNWEGFMARMQQRRLQRPG comes from the exons ATGAGGGTCGTCGTAATTGGCGCAGGACCGGTGGGTTCTCTTGCGGGTCTCTATGCTGCCCGGCGAGGCTGGGATGTCGACGTTTACGATCTTCGACCGG ACCTTCGAGATGAGGCAACCACGCCGCTCAACTTTACTAAATCAATGAACTTGGCTCTGTCAGAGAGAGGCATCAATGCCTTGCGCCACTCCGACTCCCCCGAGCTGCTCGCGGCAATCATGGCAGAGACCATACCAATGTATGGACGTATGATACACGGCAAAGATAGGACAGGGGCATTGACAGAGGCATCTCAACAATACGACATCCATGGTCGCGCCATCATGGCAGTGGATCGCGGTGATCTCAATGCTCGTCTTCTGGATGAGCTCGAGAGCCTGCCAAACGTGAAGCTTCGCTTCAACCACAAATTGACTGGTATCGACTTCCGTCGTCGCTTGGCCTGGCTCGAGCAGAAAGGCACGTCTAGGAGACCAAGCGCCGAATCGGACGGGATCAGGCGCAGCCGGAGGCCAGGAAGACCTGACGAGATTGAAATTGATTTCGATCTCATTATGGGCTGTGATGGCGCGCACAGCAGTGTTCGTTTTCACCTGATGAAATTTGCTAGGCTGGACTTCGAGCAGAGCTACATCGATACTCTTTGGTGCGAATTCAACATTCCGGCTGCGACAGCCGAGACAAGCAAGACACCATCTGGCAAAGATGGTTTCGCAACCAGTCCAAATCATTTGCACATCTGGCCCGGCAAGGATAAGATGTTCATCGCCATTCCCAGCGTTGACAAGTCGTTCACGTCGACTCTTTTTGCGCCAGATGCCGATTTCCAGGCGCTGAAGAAGGACCCGTCCAAAGTCGAATTGTTCTTCAACAAGCACTTTCCGGGCGCCGTGGATCTCATCGGACCAGAAGCTGTGCAGCGACAATTCGAGGAGAATCAGCATTTGCCGCTCATTAGTGTCAAGTGCTCTCCCCACTATTTTGGCCATAGTGGTGTCATCCTTGGAGACGCGGCCCACGCTATGGTGCCATTCTATGGCCAAGGCATGAATGCCGGTCTTGAAGGCGTTCGCGTACTCTTCTCCCACCTGGACCGCTACCCAACTACAGAAGAAGGGCGGGCAAAGGCACTTACCGCGTACAACGAAGAGCGCATTGCTGATGCTCACACAATCAACGATCTCGCCTTGTACAACTTCTGGGACATGCGTGAAGGTGTTCGGTCGTCGCTAGTGCTTCTGCGCAAGAGTATCGAGGAGTTCCTGTCCGATAAGCTTCCAAGCACGGGATTCGCAACGCAGTACAGCAGAGTCAGCTTCAGCAACCAGCGCTATTCAGAGGTCGCAAAGGCAGTCGCTCGTCAGAAAGATATCCTGCTTCGAG CTGCAAACAATGCCAGAGGTGCTCTTCCATCGCAGCCAGTCGAGTGGAATGTTTTCGCGAATGCGCGCGAGCGAATGGACTTCGGGA GAGCCGCAGTCATCGTGCTTTCCGACAATGGCGTCCACAAAATCAGCCACCTTCGTGCAAACATCATCTACCAATATTCCGCGACCCACAAAGGGGGAGGCTTCGTTGCTCAGATGGCAGTCATGGACGACACGAAAGACATTGTCAAACATCGCATTATTGGCTTGAAGCCCTCTAACGACCGTCGAGGCGCATTCGTCCACCTCAAAGCCGAAGTCGAGCGCCAGTTCGACATCATCATCCAATGCAACCACAAGATTGTGTCCCCTGATGACTATGACGAGCCGCTAGCGAGGCAGATTCGAGCAACCTATTCTCAACAGAGCTTGCAGCCCCGTAAGCAGCCATCGAAACAGACGTCTCGTCAATCCATACGGCCAGCATCAGGCGCACAAGGAGCAAGCCCAGAGAAAAAGGAAGTCTCCGCAACTATCACAGAACTCCCATTCGATTCTCAAGATAGCATACAGCTGGTGAAGCGGTCGTCAAGACAGGCATCCCATCAGTCCATCCCAATCCCAGAAGAGAAAGAAGTCTCTTCAAGGGTCACCGAACTCCCGTTCGATTCTCAAGACAGCATACAGCCGGCGAAGCGGTCGTCAAGACTGGCATCCCACCAGTCTCTCCCAATCCCAGAGGAGAAAGAAGTCGCCCAAAGGTTCAGCGAACTCCCGTTCAATTCTCGAGAGAGTGTACTGCCACAACAGCGGCCTGCAAAAGACACATCTCGTCCTTCCAACCTACCGTCATCCGGGGCAAGCCTAGCATATCACCATAGGCCGCCACCGAGAAAGAGATCTCGTCAATCCATACTGCCAGCACTACCACTATCATACCCACCAGCGACAATCCCAGGAGGCAACCCCGTCCCGCACTTCATCAACACCCTCCCACCCGGCAGACGCCCACCCGAACCACGCCGCCCCCTCAACGTCCGATGCGGCCACCCCGCCGAGCTGTCCCGACTCTACAACATCCCCGAATCCGAAGTCATGGCCGCAAGACGTGGTGGGCGCACCTACAAGCTTCCTGCTCGTCACTCAGCCTGGAACGACCCTCGCATGCGTCCTCAAAAACCGCGGCCTGACTCCTGGTCATCTCCCAGCGCCCACACCGGCTTGGCGGCCCCATTACCCAGCCTGCATCCAGCAATGGCCCTCCACTCCTCCAAGGCTCCAGGAATGAACCCATACCTCTCCGCGCCTTCAGAACCAATCTCGATCTCACGCCCCGCACCCAGACCCCCTGCCACCTTCACCCGCACCGCCCCCCAGCCCGTGCCGCAAACCCCCCTAATCCAACATTGCGGCCGTTACGGTACCGGTGCAAACCGTCAAATCGACGACGCAATCACCTTCGACCCGTGCGCGAGACACTACAAGTCCACTCTGGATTTGCAGAGCTATATGAACGACGTCTACACACGTAGTGACACCAAGCTGGTACGTGTCAAACCGTGCGACCCTGAAGCCCCACCCGAGGCAGCACCCAAGAGGCCCCCAGGGCCAGGGGTGAGAGCGCAGAGGGAGCATGAGGCTGCCGATGCGAAGAGGCGAGCGATGGGGGTGAAGAGGGTGCATCCTGATGAGGATAACTGGGAGGGGTTCATGGCGAGGATGCAGCAGCGGCGGTTGCAGAGGCCGGGTTGA
- a CDS encoding Obg-like ATPase 1 — MYGSILVGLANVGKSTFFQALTKCSLGNPANFPYATIDPEEARVIVPDDRFDWLVKQYKPKSEVPAHMTVYDIAGLTRGASTGAGLGNAFLSHIRAVDAVFQVVRCFDDAEIIHVEGDVDPIRDLDIISEELRIKDIEFVEKAHENLVKQTRRGGQSLEMKKLKEEQATVEKILEHLKAGKDVRKNDWSPKEVEVINPLFLLSAKPVVFLVNLSEKDYIRQKNKHLPKIAEWVKEHAPGDPIIPISVSFEDRLTRFETDAEAEEEAKKLGTKSALPKIITTMRKALNLGSFFTTGTDEVRQWTLRNGTKAPQAAGIIHGDFEKTFIQCIVYNYNILKELGDEATVKAQGKIMTKGKDYVVEDGDILLIKAGAAKA; from the exons TTCCAGGCCCTTACCAAGTGTTCGCTCGGTAATCCTGCCAACTTTCCCTATGCCACCATCGACCCAGAAGAGGCACGTGTCATCGTGCCCGACGACCGCTTCGACTGGCTGGTCAAGCAGTACAAGCCCAAGTCCGAGGTGCCCGCCCACATGACTGTCTACGACATCGCTGGTCTGACGCGAGGCGCTTCGACTGGTGCGGGTCTCGGTAACGCTTTCTTGTCACACATCCGAGCCGTCGATGCCGTCTTCCAGGTCGTGCGCTGCTTCGACGATGCTGAGATTATTCACGTTGAGGGAGATGTGGACCCGATCCGTGACCTCGACATCATCAGCGAAGAGCTTCGAATCAAGGACATCGAGTTCGTGGAGAAGGCACACGAGAACCTCGTGAAGCAGACTCGACGAGGAGGTCAGTCACTTGAGATGAAGAAGCTCAAGGAAGAGCAAGCCACAGTCGAGAAGATCCTCGAGCACCTGAAGGCCGGCAAGGACGTGCGCAAGAACGACTGGTCACCGAAAGAG GTCGAGGTCATCAACCCACTCTTCCTCCTCTCCGCCAAGCCAGTCGTCTTCCTCGTCAACCTCAGCGAAAAGGACTACATCCGCCAAAAGAACAAGCACCTGCCCAAAATTGCCGAGTGGGTAAAGGAGCACGCTCCCGGCGACCCAATCATCCCCATCTCCGTTTCATTTGAGGATCGTCTCACCCGCTTCGAGACAGACGCAGAAGCAGAAGAGGAGGCCAAGAAGCTCGGAACCAAGTCTGCCCTTCCCAAGATCATCACCACCATGCGCAAAGCCCTCAACCTCGGCTCCTTCTTCACCACAGGCACAGACGAAGTACGACAATGGACACTACGAAACGGCACCAAGGCTCCTCAAGCAGCTGGTATCATTCACGGTGACTTTGAGAAGACTTTCATTCAGTGTATTGTGTACAACTACAATATCTTGAAGGAGCTCGGCGATGAGGCTACTGTGAAGGCGCAGGGTAAGATCATGACGAAGGGCAAGGACTATGTGGTCGAGGATGGTGATATCCTACTTATCAAGGCCGGTGCTGCCAAAGCATAA